Proteins co-encoded in one Cupriavidus metallidurans CH34 genomic window:
- a CDS encoding MarR family winged helix-turn-helix transcriptional regulator codes for MSSTTRSASVDTGTTDPWSNLDEAGTDLNVNDFLTTMLSQLVTALRSNVTEPYASRFELTVPEWRILALLAHGETMSFAELVRQSTSDKALVSRTLRLLEDRGLVTLESEGGTRRRLTCRITPEGAALHAQVIPLARRGQASVIRMLSPEERRGLYSGLRKLHGLCTTPNKP; via the coding sequence ATGTCCAGCACAACCCGTTCCGCCTCCGTCGACACCGGGACCACCGACCCGTGGTCGAACCTCGACGAAGCCGGCACCGATCTCAACGTCAACGACTTCCTGACGACGATGCTGAGCCAGCTCGTCACGGCGCTGCGCAGCAACGTGACGGAGCCGTACGCGTCCCGCTTCGAGCTAACCGTGCCGGAGTGGCGCATTCTGGCGCTGCTGGCGCACGGCGAGACGATGTCATTCGCGGAACTGGTCAGGCAGTCCACCTCTGACAAGGCGCTGGTCAGCCGGACGCTGCGGCTGCTGGAGGATCGTGGGCTGGTGACGCTGGAATCGGAAGGCGGAACGCGCCGGCGCCTGACATGCCGGATTACGCCCGAAGGAGCCGCGCTCCATGCGCAGGTCATTCCGTTGGCGCGTCGCGGGCAGGCATCGGTCATCCGGATGCTGAGTCCAGAGGAAAGGCGCGGGCTTTACTCAGGGTTGCGCAAGCTGCATGGGCTCTGCACCACCCCGAACAAGCCGTAG
- a CDS encoding alkene reductase, with the protein MSALFTPVRVGRYTLKNHLVMAPMTRSRASLDGTPGELAAEYYAQRASVGLIVTEGTQPSDDGQGYLATPGIYTEAHVDGWKNVTAAVHERGGRIFIQLMHAGRMSHPDNTPHHRQGVAPSAIAPGVPMFTLKGMQDIPAPRALTTAEVRQTVDDFRFAARQAIAAGADGVEIHGANGYLVQQFFAPNANTRTDKYGGSIDNRARFAIEVATAIAGEIGADRTAIRLSPGTPLWGIDEGAEGPALYRHLVTELDKLGLAYLHVSLQGNEPQLADIRERWRGTLILNRPGRTREAVGADVASGLADLEAYGQMVLANPDFVTRLKLGAPMNDALPNAFFGGDGRGYIDYPALALTDTVTS; encoded by the coding sequence ATGAGCGCACTGTTCACCCCGGTCCGCGTCGGCCGATACACCCTGAAGAATCATCTGGTCATGGCGCCGATGACCCGTAGCCGCGCCAGCCTTGATGGCACGCCGGGCGAACTGGCAGCCGAGTACTACGCGCAGCGCGCGAGTGTCGGCCTGATCGTGACCGAAGGGACCCAGCCTTCGGACGACGGGCAGGGGTACCTCGCCACGCCCGGTATCTACACCGAAGCCCATGTCGATGGATGGAAGAACGTCACCGCCGCAGTACACGAGCGAGGCGGTCGGATCTTCATCCAGCTCATGCACGCGGGACGCATGTCCCACCCGGACAACACGCCGCATCACCGGCAAGGTGTGGCGCCGTCGGCCATTGCCCCCGGTGTGCCGATGTTCACGCTGAAGGGTATGCAGGACATTCCGGCACCGCGCGCGCTGACCACTGCCGAGGTACGCCAGACCGTGGACGACTTCCGCTTCGCCGCCCGGCAAGCGATCGCCGCAGGCGCGGACGGCGTCGAGATCCACGGGGCCAATGGTTATCTGGTCCAGCAATTCTTCGCGCCCAACGCTAATACCCGCACCGACAAATACGGCGGCTCGATTGACAACCGCGCCCGCTTCGCCATCGAGGTGGCCACCGCAATCGCCGGGGAAATCGGCGCGGACCGGACGGCCATCAGACTATCGCCCGGCACGCCGCTGTGGGGCATCGACGAAGGCGCCGAAGGTCCGGCGCTCTATCGCCACCTGGTAACGGAACTAGACAAGCTCGGCCTGGCGTACCTGCACGTCAGCCTCCAGGGCAACGAGCCACAGTTGGCCGACATCCGCGAACGCTGGCGCGGCACGCTGATCCTGAACCGGCCGGGCCGCACCCGTGAAGCTGTTGGTGCCGACGTGGCATCCGGGCTTGCCGATCTGGAAGCCTATGGACAGATGGTGCTGGCCAACCCGGACTTCGTCACCCGCCTGAAGCTCGGCGCGCCGATGAACGATGCCCTTCCCAATGCGTTCTTTGGTGGCGACGGGCGTGGGTATATCGACTACCCGGCCCTGGCCCTGACCGATACCGTGACGTCCTGA
- a CDS encoding SDR family oxidoreductase translates to MNSTPTLTSASAALSNKVAFVTGGSRGIGAAVVRRLAREGAAVAFTYQSSGAVAQALAESIQAAGGRARAYHADAADAAAVTRAIDAAAADFGKIDILVNNAGVLFLGPVDTFPLEDFDKTLAVNVRAVFVAAKAALAHMGQGGRIINIGSTNADRMPFPGGAAYAMSKSALKGLVQGMARDLGPKGITVNNVQPGPVNTDMNPEDSEFAASLHGLMALQRHAHPDEIASMVAYLAGPEAGFVTGASLNVDGGFAA, encoded by the coding sequence ATGAACTCCACCCCCACCCTCACCTCTGCCTCCGCCGCCCTCTCGAACAAGGTAGCTTTCGTCACCGGCGGATCGCGCGGCATCGGCGCCGCGGTAGTGCGGCGCCTGGCACGCGAAGGCGCCGCCGTGGCCTTCACCTACCAGAGCTCCGGCGCGGTTGCGCAAGCGCTGGCTGAATCGATCCAGGCCGCAGGCGGCCGTGCCCGTGCCTATCACGCCGACGCGGCCGATGCCGCGGCCGTCACACGTGCGATCGACGCGGCCGCCGCTGACTTCGGCAAGATCGACATCCTCGTGAACAACGCCGGCGTGCTATTCCTCGGTCCGGTCGACACGTTCCCGCTGGAAGACTTCGACAAGACGCTGGCCGTGAATGTACGCGCGGTATTTGTCGCCGCGAAGGCAGCGCTGGCGCACATGGGCCAGGGTGGCCGCATCATCAACATCGGCAGCACCAATGCGGACCGGATGCCGTTCCCGGGCGGCGCCGCCTACGCGATGAGCAAGTCCGCCCTGAAAGGGCTGGTGCAAGGCATGGCACGCGACCTGGGACCGAAGGGCATCACGGTCAATAACGTGCAGCCTGGCCCGGTCAACACCGACATGAACCCCGAGGACAGCGAATTCGCCGCATCGCTGCACGGCCTGATGGCGCTGCAACGTCATGCCCACCCCGACGAGATCGCCAGCATGGTGGCGTATCTGGCCGGCCCTGAGGCTGGATTCGTGACGGGTGCCAGCCTCAACGTGGATGGCGGATTCGCGGCTTGA
- a CDS encoding LysR family transcriptional regulator, with translation MEALNLLESFIQSAETGSFSAAARRLGLTPAAISKNVARLENHLGLRLFQRSTRRLTLTMGGEQFLQQVSDPFSTLRDAFASAAQEDGKPAGVLRVSMGVAFGREYLVPLLGEFLARYPGIVPDWHFENRTVDLIAGGFDAAIGGGIELTEGVVARELARTYVVVAASPAYMKDRAMPRHPSDLAGFDGIVRRSASTGRLRHWNLRNQIGEQALAEMRTRVILDDPEAMAHAAMSGLGIALLPMPHAAPWLESGALVRLLPGWYADNGPIVLYYPNRKLLPPKTRVFIDFIAESFQKNALAHRFDGR, from the coding sequence ATGGAAGCGCTGAACCTGCTCGAGTCATTTATCCAGAGTGCCGAAACCGGCAGCTTTTCGGCTGCCGCGCGTCGCCTCGGGCTGACGCCGGCCGCAATCAGCAAGAACGTGGCGCGGCTGGAGAACCATCTCGGGCTTCGGCTGTTTCAGCGCAGCACGCGCCGGCTGACGCTGACGATGGGCGGCGAGCAGTTCCTGCAGCAGGTATCCGATCCGTTCTCAACGCTGCGCGACGCGTTTGCCAGCGCCGCGCAGGAGGACGGCAAGCCCGCCGGGGTGCTGCGCGTGAGCATGGGCGTGGCGTTCGGCCGCGAGTACCTGGTGCCGTTGCTTGGCGAATTCCTGGCGCGTTATCCGGGCATCGTGCCGGACTGGCATTTCGAGAACCGCACCGTCGATCTGATCGCCGGTGGTTTCGATGCGGCCATCGGCGGCGGTATCGAACTGACAGAAGGGGTGGTGGCGCGGGAACTGGCGCGGACCTACGTGGTGGTGGCAGCGTCGCCGGCGTATATGAAAGACCGGGCGATGCCCCGCCACCCGTCGGATCTGGCCGGCTTCGACGGCATCGTGCGCCGGTCGGCTTCGACGGGACGTCTGCGGCATTGGAATCTGCGCAATCAGATAGGCGAGCAGGCGCTGGCGGAGATGCGCACGCGCGTGATTCTCGACGACCCCGAGGCCATGGCCCATGCCGCCATGAGCGGCCTCGGCATTGCGCTGCTGCCGATGCCACATGCCGCGCCCTGGCTCGAGAGCGGTGCGCTGGTGCGCCTCCTGCCAGGGTGGTATGCCGACAATGGGCCGATCGTGCTCTACTATCCGAACCGCAAGCTACTGCCGCCGAAAACGCGCGTATTCATCGACTTCATTGCGGAATCGTTCCAGAAGAATGCGCTCGCGCACCGATTCGACGGGCGCTGA
- a CDS encoding LysR family transcriptional regulator — MELLNDMALFVEVVKAKGFRSAADVLDMPSSTLSRRISALEKAIGLRLLHRTTRKIELTEAGRIYFERCKRIVGDARLAHEQLGTMLAEPVGVLRASFPVDFAVTYLAPLIAEFAGRYPGLSFDFDLTPRRVDLVSEPFDVAIRAGEPEVSQLIARQLASFRTYLYASPGYIKRAGEPRAPADLNHHECLGIQRGGAWTLHRGEDTTTIPVGSRFTLNSVGMARRLAALDMGIVLMAEAIVADDLATGQLRRLMPEWQGTPVPVYAMTETRLLPAKTQRFIEFLRERFE, encoded by the coding sequence GTGGAACTACTGAATGACATGGCCTTGTTCGTGGAGGTCGTCAAGGCGAAGGGGTTTCGCAGTGCTGCGGATGTTCTGGATATGCCGAGTTCGACGCTGTCCCGGCGGATCAGCGCCTTGGAAAAGGCGATCGGGTTGCGCCTGCTGCACCGCACGACGCGCAAGATCGAGCTGACCGAGGCCGGCCGGATCTACTTCGAGCGATGCAAGCGCATCGTGGGCGATGCCAGGCTGGCTCACGAACAGCTCGGTACCATGCTGGCGGAGCCAGTGGGCGTGCTCCGCGCGTCATTTCCAGTTGATTTCGCGGTGACCTATCTGGCGCCACTGATTGCCGAGTTTGCTGGCCGCTACCCGGGACTGAGCTTCGACTTCGATCTCACGCCCCGGCGTGTGGATCTGGTGAGCGAGCCGTTCGATGTCGCCATCCGCGCGGGGGAGCCCGAAGTCTCGCAACTGATCGCGCGTCAGCTGGCGTCGTTCCGGACCTATCTCTATGCCTCGCCCGGATATATCAAACGCGCGGGAGAACCGCGCGCTCCCGCCGATCTGAATCATCACGAATGTCTGGGCATACAGCGGGGCGGTGCGTGGACACTGCATCGCGGCGAAGACACCACCACGATCCCGGTGGGCAGCCGCTTTACGTTGAACAGCGTCGGGATGGCGCGCCGCTTGGCCGCGCTCGACATGGGCATCGTGCTGATGGCCGAAGCGATCGTGGCGGATGATCTCGCCACGGGACAGCTACGCCGGCTGATGCCCGAATGGCAGGGAACGCCGGTACCGGTCTACGCCATGACCGAGACGCGCCTGCTTCCGGCCAAGACGCAGCGATTCATAGAATTCCTGCGTGAACGATTCGAGTAA
- a CDS encoding YeiH family protein, whose protein sequence is MASRLLSARSTLPGLLLVLALTVPATLLGKAVPLLGGAVFGMLLGLLCRAFLKPSESCKPGIQFASKQLLQYSIVGLGFSLPLHEVVHTGLTSLPISLVTLTVAFTVALVAGHLLRIPEKLKVLIGAGTAICGGSAIAAITPVLQPDDHDMTYALSTIFMFNVVAVVIFPILGKMLGMSDAGFGLWAGTAINDTSSVVAAGYAWSSAAGEYATIVKLTRAMMIVPVTLVIAMLFQRSQPGGSMRRVIPWFIVLFVLASAINEFLPAGVTHVIQQLAPFLVIGALTGVGLSTDFNRLKRAGARPLLLGLIVWVSVALSSLVMQHMTGML, encoded by the coding sequence ATGGCGTCCCGACTCCTCTCCGCAAGGTCCACACTCCCCGGGCTACTCCTCGTTCTCGCCCTGACCGTGCCCGCCACGCTGCTTGGCAAGGCTGTGCCGCTGCTGGGAGGTGCCGTATTCGGCATGTTGCTTGGCCTGCTCTGCCGAGCCTTCCTCAAGCCATCCGAGTCGTGCAAGCCCGGCATCCAGTTCGCTTCCAAGCAGCTACTGCAGTATTCGATCGTCGGCCTGGGGTTCAGCCTGCCACTGCATGAGGTCGTCCATACCGGATTGACATCCCTGCCTATCTCGCTCGTCACACTGACGGTTGCCTTCACCGTGGCCCTTGTGGCCGGGCACCTGCTGCGCATCCCTGAGAAGCTCAAGGTCCTGATCGGTGCCGGCACGGCCATTTGCGGCGGCTCGGCAATCGCCGCGATCACGCCCGTGCTGCAACCGGACGATCACGACATGACCTATGCGTTGTCCACGATCTTCATGTTCAACGTCGTGGCCGTGGTGATCTTCCCGATCCTGGGCAAGATGCTCGGCATGTCCGATGCGGGCTTCGGCCTGTGGGCCGGCACGGCGATCAACGACACCTCGTCGGTGGTGGCAGCCGGCTATGCCTGGAGTTCGGCCGCCGGCGAGTACGCGACGATCGTCAAGCTGACACGCGCGATGATGATCGTGCCCGTCACGCTGGTCATCGCCATGCTCTTCCAGCGCAGCCAGCCCGGCGGCTCGATGCGTCGCGTGATCCCCTGGTTCATCGTGCTCTTCGTGCTGGCTTCGGCAATCAACGAATTCCTCCCGGCTGGCGTGACGCACGTCATCCAGCAACTGGCCCCGTTCCTCGTCATCGGCGCACTGACCGGCGTTGGCCTGAGCACCGACTTCAACCGCCTGAAGCGCGCTGGCGCCCGCCCGCTGCTGCTGGGCCTGATCGTGTGGGTCAGCGTGGCGCTGAGCAGCCTGGTCATGCAGCACATGACCGGGATGCTGTGA